The Oscillospiraceae bacterium genome has a segment encoding these proteins:
- a CDS encoding spore cortex biosynthesis protein YabQ: MAVCSMVKALWAFFLLGLALFFFYDVLRFWRSVWGSRRATFLADVLWWLVAAFSCYTLFLAYTDGVIRAFCLVVCGGGFACGYFTLGTLTGHLWARLGKRLAGKRNNRRKKRKILQEKAKKLLQSAYNILYNKLNARKRKRKRKRHLAATAAPEQRSVEYDSKFEELHEAE; encoded by the coding sequence TTGGCCGTCTGTTCCATGGTTAAGGCGCTATGGGCCTTTTTCCTATTGGGACTGGCGCTTTTCTTCTTCTATGATGTGCTGCGGTTTTGGCGCAGCGTGTGGGGGAGCAGGCGAGCGACATTTTTAGCGGATGTGCTATGGTGGTTGGTTGCCGCCTTTAGTTGCTATACGCTGTTTTTGGCCTACACCGACGGGGTGATCCGTGCCTTTTGTCTAGTGGTATGCGGCGGTGGTTTTGCCTGTGGATATTTTACGCTGGGTACGCTGACCGGGCACCTGTGGGCACGCCTGGGGAAGCGCTTGGCGGGCAAACGCAATAATCGGCGAAAAAAACGGAAAATCCTGCAAGAAAAAGCAAAAAAACTATTGCAATCCGCCTATAATATATTATATAATAAATTAAACGCACGAAAGCGAAAACGGAAAAGAAAAAGACATCTCGCAGCCACGGCTGCGCCGGAACAAAGAAGTGTTGAGTATGATTCAAAATTTGAAGAACTCCATGAAGCGGAGTAA
- the yabP gene encoding sporulation protein YabP, whose product MEQKKTTGHSLTLCDREKLTLTGVTDVDAFNEEEITVITDFGELTVKGELLHVEALDLECGSMQITGKVTALLYTQHREGGGLFGRLFHG is encoded by the coding sequence ATGGAACAGAAAAAGACGACCGGTCACAGCCTGACCCTGTGCGATCGGGAAAAGTTGACCCTTACCGGCGTGACCGATGTGGACGCTTTTAATGAAGAAGAAATCACGGTAATTACGGATTTTGGGGAATTGACAGTAAAGGGTGAGCTGCTGCATGTGGAGGCGTTGGACCTGGAGTGCGGCAGTATGCAGATCACCGGCAAGGTTACGGCGCTGCTCTATACCCAGCACCGGGAGGGCGGCGGATTGTTTGGCCGTCTGTTCCATGGTTAA
- a CDS encoding RNA-binding S4 domain-containing protein, protein MRLDKYLKVSRIIKRRTVANEACDAGRVSVNGKVQRASYDVKVGDKIEVALGQNRHTYLVKAVQEHALKEDAALMYEPLD, encoded by the coding sequence ATGCGACTGGATAAGTACCTGAAAGTCAGTCGAATCATCAAGCGCCGCACGGTGGCCAACGAGGCCTGCGACGCCGGACGCGTCAGCGTGAACGGCAAGGTGCAGCGTGCGTCCTACGATGTAAAGGTTGGGGACAAGATTGAGGTGGCTCTGGGCCAAAACCGCCACACCTACTTGGTCAAGGCCGTGCAGGAGCACGCGCTGAAAGAGGACGCCGCCCTTATGTACGAACCCCTGGACTGA
- a CDS encoding HU family DNA-binding protein codes for MNKTELAAAVAAKTELSKKDAEAAVNAVLASITDALAEGDKVALVGFGTFDVKTRAARTGLNPRTKETIQIPEAKVPSFKAGSALKDAVK; via the coding sequence ATGAACAAAACTGAACTGGCAGCTGCCGTAGCTGCAAAGACCGAACTTTCTAAGAAAGACGCTGAAGCCGCAGTAAACGCTGTTCTGGCTTCCATCACCGACGCACTGGCTGAGGGCGACAAGGTTGCTCTGGTTGGCTTTGGTACTTTTGATGTGAAGACCCGTGCTGCCCGCACCGGCCTGAACCCCCGCACCAAGGAGACCATCCAGATTCCCGAGGCAAAGGTTCCGTCCTTCAAGGCCGGCTCCGCTCTTAAGGACGCTGTGAAATAA
- the mazG gene encoding nucleoside triphosphate pyrophosphohydrolase codes for MALDFIRKEHYNTEDLIRIVALLRAPGGCPWDQAQTHASIKKNFIEETYEVIEAINRQSTAGLQEELGDVLLQVALHAQMEAEAGRFDFNDVADGICKKLIFRHPHVFGDVKAENTDDALASWDAAKLKEKGMKKVSQSMVSIPRELPALMRAQKVQHKAAKQGFDWPDRSGAMDKLDEEINELKIALDQGEPTSIADEFGDVLFSCVNIARFIGVDSEEALTAATDKFLSRYVLVEQLAAERGMEMKSSSLQALDALWDEAKQILSDQSEMEEM; via the coding sequence ATGGCATTGGATTTTATACGCAAAGAGCACTATAATACGGAGGATTTGATTCGCATTGTGGCGCTGCTCCGTGCCCCCGGCGGCTGTCCCTGGGATCAGGCGCAGACTCATGCTTCTATCAAGAAGAATTTTATTGAGGAGACCTATGAGGTCATTGAGGCCATCAACCGGCAGAGCACTGCGGGATTGCAGGAGGAGCTGGGCGATGTGTTGCTTCAGGTTGCGCTTCATGCCCAAATGGAGGCAGAAGCAGGTCGCTTTGATTTTAACGATGTAGCGGACGGGATTTGCAAAAAGTTGATTTTCCGTCACCCCCATGTGTTTGGCGATGTAAAGGCCGAGAATACGGACGATGCACTTGCCAGCTGGGACGCTGCCAAGTTAAAAGAAAAAGGAATGAAAAAAGTCAGCCAGTCCATGGTGAGTATTCCCCGAGAATTGCCGGCACTGATGCGCGCCCAAAAAGTGCAGCATAAGGCCGCGAAGCAAGGGTTTGATTGGCCGGATCGCTCCGGCGCAATGGACAAGCTGGATGAAGAGATTAACGAGCTCAAAATCGCTTTGGACCAAGGAGAGCCTACCAGCATTGCGGACGAATTCGGCGATGTGCTGTTCTCCTGCGTAAATATTGCCCGCTTTATCGGCGTAGACAGTGAAGAGGCCTTGACCGCAGCCACGGACAAGTTCCTTTCCCGCTATGTGCTGGTGGAGCAGCTGGCAGCGGAGCGCGGCATGGAGATGAAATCGTCTTCCTTGCAGGCGCTGGACGCCCTTTGGGACGAAGCAAAACAAATATTATCCGATCAATCGGAAATGGAGGAAATGTAA